A window from Streptomyces sp. NBC_00335 encodes these proteins:
- a CDS encoding S1C family serine protease, with product MTENLRREGEYPQENRPQQPAPWGEDWQRGRDRLAQDASYPPPPSYPPAAPAPGWHEAHTPQVIQGETVPQNSGGGAGDGWATWGEAAPAAPAPAQGHARAKRPVALLAAVALAAAVVGGGTAAAVQQMLNKTNGTGTGVNGSTISQSNSGTVSGVAENVSPSVVRIDTSTSSGQGTGSGIVITADGEIVTNNHVIDGAAKIQVTMSDGKKYSAKIVGTDPDKDLALIKLEGASGLKPASLGNSDNIKVGDEVVAIGSPDRLTGTVTSGIVSALNREVNVPKSEKQQSPQDGFPFSYGGQQFNGNTGTDTTSYKAIQTDASLNPGNSGGALVNMNGEIVGMPSAIYSPSSGSGSAGSVGLGFAIPVNTIKADLPSLRKGGPGGTGNSTDSGTGSTANGFGTSF from the coding sequence ATGACCGAGAACCTCCGCCGCGAAGGCGAGTACCCCCAGGAAAACCGCCCCCAGCAGCCCGCCCCCTGGGGCGAGGACTGGCAGCGCGGTCGTGACCGGCTCGCGCAGGACGCCTCGTACCCGCCGCCGCCCTCCTACCCCCCGGCCGCCCCGGCCCCGGGCTGGCACGAGGCCCACACTCCCCAGGTCATCCAGGGCGAGACCGTCCCCCAGAACAGCGGCGGCGGAGCCGGCGACGGCTGGGCCACCTGGGGCGAGGCCGCCCCGGCGGCCCCCGCCCCGGCCCAGGGCCACGCCCGCGCCAAGCGTCCGGTCGCCCTCCTCGCCGCCGTGGCCCTCGCGGCCGCCGTCGTCGGCGGCGGAACGGCCGCCGCCGTCCAGCAGATGCTGAACAAGACCAACGGCACCGGCACCGGCGTCAACGGCAGCACCATCTCCCAGTCGAACAGCGGCACCGTCTCCGGCGTCGCCGAGAACGTCAGCCCCTCGGTCGTCCGCATCGACACCAGCACCTCCTCCGGCCAGGGCACCGGCTCCGGCATCGTGATCACCGCCGACGGCGAGATCGTCACCAACAACCACGTGATCGACGGCGCCGCCAAGATCCAGGTGACGATGAGCGACGGCAAGAAGTACAGCGCGAAGATCGTCGGCACGGACCCGGACAAGGACCTCGCCCTCATCAAGCTGGAGGGCGCGAGCGGCCTCAAGCCGGCCAGCCTCGGCAACTCCGACAACATCAAGGTCGGCGACGAGGTCGTCGCCATCGGCTCCCCCGACCGCCTCACCGGCACGGTCACCAGCGGCATCGTCTCCGCGCTCAACCGCGAGGTGAACGTCCCGAAGTCCGAGAAGCAGCAGTCCCCCCAGGACGGCTTCCCGTTCTCCTACGGCGGTCAGCAGTTCAACGGGAACACCGGCACGGACACCACCTCGTACAAGGCCATCCAGACGGACGCCTCGCTCAACCCCGGCAACTCCGGCGGCGCGCTCGTCAACATGAACGGCGAGATCGTGGGCATGCCCTCCGCGATCTACTCCCCCTCCAGCGGCAGCGGCTCCGCCGGCAGCGTCGGCCTCGGCTTCGCCATCCCCGTCAACACCATCAAGGCCGACCTCCCCTCCCTCCGCAAGGGCGGCCCGGGCGGTACCGGCAACAGCACCGACAGCGGCACCGGCAGCACCGCGAACGGTTTCGGGACCTCCTTCTAG
- a CDS encoding LacI family DNA-binding transcriptional regulator produces the protein MAKVTRDDVARLAGTSTAVVSYVINNGPRPVAPATRERVLAAIKELGYRPDRVAQAMASRRTDLIGMIVPDARQPFFAEMAHAVEQAAAERGKMVLVGNSDYRTEREVHYLRAFLGMRVSGLILVSQGMSEQAASEIEAWDARVVLLHERPEAIDDVAVVTDDIGGAQLATRHLLEHGHPYVACLGGVENTPEVGDPVADHVEGWRRAMLESGRSVEGRLFQAPYNRYDAYKVALELLAGPDRPPAIFCATDDQAIGVLRAARELRIDVPEQLAVAGFDDVKEAALTDPPLTTIASDRPAMARAAVDLVLDDALRVAGSRRERLKQFPSALVIRRSCGCR, from the coding sequence GTGGCCAAGGTGACGCGGGATGACGTGGCACGACTTGCGGGTACTTCTACCGCCGTCGTGAGCTACGTCATCAACAACGGACCCAGGCCGGTTGCCCCGGCCACGCGCGAGCGTGTCCTCGCCGCGATCAAGGAACTGGGCTACCGCCCGGACCGGGTCGCCCAGGCGATGGCCTCGCGCCGCACCGACCTCATAGGCATGATCGTCCCCGATGCCCGCCAGCCGTTCTTCGCGGAGATGGCGCACGCGGTCGAGCAGGCCGCCGCCGAGCGCGGAAAGATGGTGCTGGTCGGGAACTCCGACTACCGCACCGAGCGTGAGGTCCACTATCTGCGGGCCTTCCTCGGGATGCGGGTCTCCGGTCTGATCCTGGTCAGCCAGGGCATGAGCGAGCAGGCCGCCTCCGAGATCGAGGCCTGGGACGCCCGCGTGGTCCTCCTCCACGAGCGCCCCGAGGCCATCGACGACGTCGCCGTCGTCACGGACGACATCGGCGGCGCGCAGCTCGCCACCCGGCACCTCCTCGAACACGGGCACCCGTACGTGGCCTGCCTCGGCGGCGTCGAGAACACCCCCGAGGTCGGCGACCCGGTGGCCGACCACGTCGAGGGCTGGCGGCGGGCCATGCTCGAATCGGGCCGCTCGGTGGAGGGCCGGCTCTTCCAGGCCCCGTACAACCGCTACGACGCGTACAAGGTCGCCCTGGAGCTCCTGGCCGGACCGGACCGCCCGCCCGCGATCTTCTGCGCTACGGACGACCAGGCGATCGGCGTCCTGCGCGCCGCGCGGGAGCTGCGCATCGACGTGCCCGAGCAGCTGGCGGTGGCCGGCTTCGACGACGTCAAGGAGGCGGCCCTGACGGACCCGCCCCTCACCACCATCGCCTCGGACCGCCCCGCGATGGCCCGCGCCGCGGTGGACCTCGTCCTGGACGACGCCCTGCGGGTGGCGGGCTCCCGCCGCGAACGCCTGAAGCAGTTCCCGTCGGCCCTGGTCATCCGCCGCTCCTGCGGCTGCCGCTGA
- a CDS encoding response regulator transcription factor → MSSLLLLTNALQPSTEVLPALGLLLHSVRVAPAEGPALVDTPGADVILVDGRRDLPQVRSLCQLLRSTGPGCPLILVVTEGGLAAVTADWGIDDVLLDTAGPAEVEARLRLATGRQQLGSDDSPMEIRNGDLSVDEATYSAKLKGRVLDLTFKEFELLKYLAQHPGRVFTRAQLLQEVWGYDYFGGTRTVDVHVRRLRAKLGPEHESLIGTVRNVGYRFVTPEKVERAAAEAAAQAATKAAAEASARAAAALTRMD, encoded by the coding sequence ATGAGCTCACTCCTGCTCCTGACCAATGCCCTGCAGCCCTCGACCGAGGTGCTGCCGGCCCTCGGCCTGCTGCTCCACAGCGTCCGGGTGGCGCCCGCCGAGGGCCCCGCCCTCGTGGACACCCCGGGCGCCGACGTGATCCTCGTCGACGGCCGCCGCGACCTGCCCCAGGTGCGGTCGCTGTGCCAGCTGCTCCGCTCCACGGGGCCCGGCTGCCCGCTGATCCTCGTCGTCACCGAGGGCGGCCTCGCGGCCGTCACCGCCGACTGGGGCATCGACGACGTCCTCCTCGACACCGCGGGACCGGCCGAGGTCGAGGCGCGGCTGCGCCTCGCCACCGGCCGCCAGCAGCTCGGCTCGGACGACTCCCCGATGGAGATCCGCAACGGCGACCTCTCGGTCGACGAGGCGACGTACTCGGCGAAGCTGAAGGGCCGGGTCCTGGACCTGACCTTCAAGGAGTTCGAGCTCCTGAAGTACCTCGCCCAGCACCCGGGCCGGGTCTTCACCCGTGCGCAGCTGCTCCAGGAGGTGTGGGGCTACGACTACTTCGGCGGCACCCGCACCGTCGACGTGCACGTACGTCGTCTGCGCGCGAAACTCGGGCCCGAGCACGAGTCGCTGATCGGCACCGTCCGCAACGTCGGGTACCGCTTCGTCACCCCGGAGAAGGTGGAACGGGCGGCGGCGGAAGCGGCCGCGCAGGCGGCAACCAAGGCGGCGGCCGAGGCCTCCGCGCGGGCTGCCGCGGCACTCACCCGGATGGACTAG
- a CDS encoding MoaD/ThiS family protein, which yields MATGTIRYWAAAKAAAKTAEEPYSARTLAEALDAVRERHPGELTRVLLRCSFLVNEEPVGKRPHDSVQLTEGGTVEVLPPFAGG from the coding sequence GTGGCAACCGGAACCATCCGCTACTGGGCGGCGGCGAAGGCCGCGGCCAAGACGGCGGAGGAGCCGTACTCGGCGCGGACACTGGCCGAGGCGCTCGACGCCGTGCGGGAACGCCACCCCGGGGAGCTGACCCGGGTCCTGCTGCGCTGCTCCTTCCTCGTGAACGAAGAGCCCGTGGGCAAGCGCCCGCACGATTCCGTCCAGCTGACCGAGGGGGGCACCGTCGAGGTGCTCCCGCCGTTCGCGGGCGGGTGA
- a CDS encoding LmeA family phospholipid-binding protein — translation MRVLRVVVIIGVVLGGLFVGLDRWAAGYAEDRLADRIQARQGLSGVEADVHGFPFLTQLLTRDLDEVDLKVASVDVATADGRTTHLSRLRVAFRGVELNGDYDGGTARSAKGSALVTYADLTAAAQPGVKVAYGGAPGKLKVTASVEFLGRTLSRSVVSTVSLVDSGDGTGKTIVRVRADEVPGEGLPGIEAVVRRKTDFDRRIDGGLPSGVRLTELTSDESGVVLTLGGKNLALAG, via the coding sequence GTGCGTGTCCTGCGTGTCGTTGTGATCATCGGCGTGGTTCTCGGTGGCCTGTTCGTCGGGCTGGACCGCTGGGCCGCCGGCTATGCCGAGGACCGGCTGGCGGACCGGATCCAGGCCAGGCAGGGTCTGTCCGGGGTGGAGGCGGACGTCCACGGGTTCCCCTTCCTGACCCAGCTGCTCACCCGCGACCTCGACGAGGTCGACCTGAAGGTGGCCAGCGTGGACGTGGCGACCGCGGACGGCCGTACGACGCACCTGTCCCGGCTGCGGGTCGCCTTCCGCGGGGTGGAGCTGAACGGCGACTACGACGGCGGCACCGCCCGTTCCGCCAAGGGCTCGGCCCTCGTCACGTACGCCGACCTGACCGCGGCCGCCCAGCCCGGGGTGAAGGTCGCCTACGGCGGGGCGCCGGGCAAGCTGAAGGTGACCGCGAGCGTGGAGTTCCTCGGCAGGACGCTCAGCCGCAGCGTGGTGTCGACGGTCTCCCTCGTCGACTCCGGCGACGGGACGGGTAAGACCATCGTCCGGGTCCGTGCCGACGAGGTGCCGGGCGAGGGCCTGCCCGGGATCGAGGCCGTGGTCCGCAGGAAGACCGACTTCGACCGGCGGATCGACGGCGGTCTGCCGTCGGGGGTCCGGCTGACGGAGTTGACCTCGGACGAGTCCGGCGTGGTGCTCACCCTGGGCGGTAAGAATCTGGCCCTGGCCGGATAG
- a CDS encoding putative leader peptide has protein sequence MKHQQADLTKRRAVDLCRVAAMLCRSM, from the coding sequence ATGAAGCATCAGCAGGCGGACCTCACGAAGCGACGGGCAGTAGACCTGTGTCGCGTCGCCGCCATGCTCTGTCGATCCATGTGA
- a CDS encoding sulfurtransferase, whose protein sequence is MSRSDVLVDADWVEAHLNDANVVIVEVDEDTSAYDKNHITNAVRIDWKSDLQDPVRRDFVDQEGFEKLLSAKGISNDDTVVLYGGNNNWFASYAYWYFKLYGHQDVRLLDGGRKKWELDSRDLVDGTEVPSRPATEYKAKAQDTSIRAFRDDAVAAIGTKNLVDVRSPDEFSGKLLAPAHLPQEQSQRPGHIPSARNIPWSKNANDDGTFKSDEELTALYQAEQVDLAKDTIAYCRIGERSALTWFVLHELLGQENVKNYDGSWTEYGSLVGVPIELGANK, encoded by the coding sequence ATGAGCCGCAGCGACGTCCTCGTAGACGCCGACTGGGTCGAGGCCCACCTGAACGACGCGAACGTCGTCATCGTCGAGGTGGACGAGGACACGTCCGCGTACGACAAGAACCACATCACCAACGCCGTCCGGATCGACTGGAAGAGCGACCTCCAGGACCCGGTCCGCCGCGACTTCGTGGACCAGGAGGGCTTCGAGAAGCTCCTCTCCGCCAAGGGCATCTCCAACGACGACACCGTCGTCCTCTACGGCGGCAACAACAACTGGTTCGCGTCCTACGCCTACTGGTACTTCAAGCTCTACGGCCACCAGGACGTCCGCCTGCTCGACGGCGGCCGCAAGAAGTGGGAGCTCGACTCCCGCGACCTGGTCGACGGCACCGAGGTCCCGAGCCGCCCGGCCACCGAGTACAAGGCCAAGGCCCAGGACACCTCGATCCGCGCCTTCCGTGACGACGCGGTCGCCGCGATCGGCACCAAGAACCTGGTCGACGTCCGCTCGCCCGACGAGTTCTCGGGCAAGCTCCTCGCGCCGGCGCACCTCCCGCAGGAGCAGTCGCAGCGTCCGGGCCACATCCCGAGCGCCCGCAACATCCCGTGGTCGAAGAACGCCAACGACGACGGCACCTTCAAGTCCGACGAGGAGCTCACCGCCCTCTACCAGGCCGAGCAGGTCGACCTGGCGAAGGACACCATCGCCTACTGCCGCATCGGTGAGCGCTCCGCGCTCACCTGGTTCGTGCTGCACGAGCTCCTGGGCCAGGAGAACGTCAAGAACTACGACGGCTCGTGGACCGAGTACGGCTCGCTGGTCGGCGTGCCGATCGAGCTCGGCGCCAACAAGTAG
- a CDS encoding DUF1416 domain-containing protein, protein MCGAKIGGPDLSTLKPGETAIQGQVTKDGEPISGYVRLLDSTGEFTAEVPTSATGQFRFYAAEGSWTLRALVPGAQADRAVVVVESGGVTDVAIAV, encoded by the coding sequence ATGTGTGGAGCAAAGATCGGCGGGCCCGACCTCTCGACGCTGAAGCCCGGTGAGACGGCCATCCAGGGCCAGGTCACCAAGGACGGCGAGCCCATCAGCGGCTACGTCCGTCTGCTGGACTCGACCGGCGAGTTCACCGCCGAGGTCCCGACCTCGGCCACCGGCCAGTTCCGCTTCTACGCGGCCGAGGGCTCCTGGACGCTGCGCGCCCTCGTGCCCGGCGCCCAGGCGGACCGCGCCGTGGTCGTCGTCGAGTCCGGCGGCGTCACGGACGTGGCGATCGCGGTCTGA
- a CDS encoding DUF3099 domain-containing protein, with the protein MYARRRRAYFLLMGGCLFLFVSAWSFVRLWSIPAAVAMCVVAMVIPPVAAMVANRRGPDDRWWDDPSGDAKSDEWWDELDGKPRRED; encoded by the coding sequence ATGTACGCCCGGCGGCGCCGCGCCTACTTCCTGCTCATGGGCGGATGCCTGTTCCTCTTCGTCTCCGCCTGGTCCTTCGTGCGCCTGTGGTCCATCCCGGCCGCCGTGGCGATGTGCGTGGTCGCCATGGTCATTCCGCCGGTCGCCGCGATGGTCGCGAACCGGCGCGGCCCGGACGACCGCTGGTGGGACGACCCCTCGGGTGATGCGAAGTCCGACGAGTGGTGGGACGAACTGGACGGAAAGCCGCGTCGCGAGGATTGA
- a CDS encoding FABP family protein: protein MIQIPSDLNPSLVPLAFLLGNWEGAGVFDFPGEEKCNFGQEVVFSHDGRDFLEYHSHSWVLDAEGNKVRPLESESGYWRIDSQRKVEIVMVRDQGVVEIWYGDLADQKPQIDVVTDAVARTATSRPHTGGKRLYGYVKGDLMWVGEKATPEVELRPYKSAQLKKVVTPEEVAEMARNLPDMPDDGIAFFR from the coding sequence ATGATCCAGATTCCGTCCGACCTGAACCCGAGCCTCGTTCCCCTCGCCTTCCTCCTGGGCAATTGGGAAGGCGCAGGCGTCTTCGACTTCCCCGGTGAGGAGAAGTGCAACTTCGGCCAGGAAGTCGTCTTCAGCCACGACGGCCGGGACTTCCTGGAGTACCACTCGCACAGCTGGGTTCTTGACGCCGAGGGCAACAAGGTGCGGCCGCTGGAGTCCGAGTCGGGCTACTGGCGCATCGACAGCCAGCGCAAGGTCGAGATCGTCATGGTGCGCGACCAGGGGGTCGTGGAGATCTGGTACGGCGACCTCGCCGACCAGAAGCCGCAGATCGACGTGGTCACCGACGCCGTGGCCCGTACGGCCACCTCCCGCCCGCACACCGGCGGGAAGCGGCTCTACGGCTACGTCAAGGGCGACCTGATGTGGGTCGGCGAGAAGGCCACCCCCGAGGTGGAGCTGCGCCCGTACAAGTCGGCCCAGCTGAAGAAGGTCGTCACGCCCGAGGAGGTCGCCGAGATGGCGCGCAACCTTCCGGACATGCCGGACGACGGCATCGCCTTCTTCCGCTAG
- a CDS encoding Fur family transcriptional regulator, giving the protein MVTTDSTENLAAADGGDWKSDLRQRGYRLTPQRQLVLEAVDALEHATPDEILVEVRKTASGVNISTVYRTLELLEELKLVSHAHLGHGAPTYHLADRHHHIHLVCRDCTEVIEADVDIAAEFTSKLRDTFGFETDMKHFAIFGRCKTCAAKQR; this is encoded by the coding sequence GTGGTGACCACCGACAGCACCGAGAACCTCGCCGCCGCCGACGGCGGCGACTGGAAGAGCGACCTGCGCCAGCGCGGATACCGCCTGACCCCGCAGCGTCAGCTCGTGCTGGAGGCCGTCGACGCCCTGGAGCACGCCACCCCGGACGAGATCCTCGTGGAGGTCCGCAAGACGGCCTCCGGGGTCAACATCTCCACCGTCTACCGCACGCTGGAGCTCCTGGAGGAGCTGAAGCTCGTCTCGCACGCCCACCTCGGGCACGGGGCCCCCACGTACCACCTCGCCGACCGGCACCACCACATCCACCTGGTCTGCCGCGACTGCACCGAGGTCATCGAGGCGGACGTGGACATCGCCGCCGAGTTCACGTCCAAGCTCCGCGACACCTTCGGCTTCGAGACCGACATGAAGCACTTCGCGATCTTCGGCCGCTGCAAGACCTGCGCCGCCAAGCAGCGCTAG
- the ygfZ gene encoding CAF17-like 4Fe-4S cluster assembly/insertion protein YgfZ codes for MTSSPLLHLPGAVQAEGRDEGVAAHYGELYGEQRTLADGRGFVDLSHRGVVTVTGSDRLSWLHLLITQHVTALPAGQATEALILSANGHIEHALYLVDDGETMWMHVEPGTQEALIAYLESMIFFYRVEVADRTAEFAVVHLPAGSIAEVPKELAVRETPYGRDVFLPRDGLEAFAASHGPAAGLLAYEALRVEAHRPRLGLETDHRTIPHELGWIGTAVHLQKGCYRGQETVARVHNLGKPPRRLVFLHLDGSEVLLPAHGAPVRLAADGEEGRQLGFVTTSVRHHELGPIALALVKRNVPVDAPLLVGKTAASQEVVVAP; via the coding sequence ATGACCAGCAGCCCCTTGCTCCATCTCCCCGGCGCCGTCCAGGCCGAAGGCCGCGACGAGGGCGTCGCCGCCCACTACGGAGAGCTGTACGGAGAACAGCGCACGCTCGCCGACGGCCGCGGCTTCGTCGACCTCTCCCACCGCGGGGTGGTCACCGTCACCGGCTCGGACCGGCTGAGCTGGCTGCACCTGCTGATCACTCAGCACGTCACCGCCCTCCCGGCCGGCCAGGCCACCGAGGCGCTGATCCTCTCCGCGAACGGCCACATCGAGCACGCGCTCTACCTCGTCGACGACGGCGAGACGATGTGGATGCACGTCGAGCCCGGCACCCAGGAGGCGCTGATCGCCTACCTGGAGTCGATGATCTTCTTCTACCGCGTGGAAGTCGCCGACCGCACCGCCGAGTTCGCCGTCGTGCACCTGCCGGCCGGCTCCATCGCCGAGGTCCCCAAGGAACTCGCCGTACGGGAGACCCCGTACGGCCGCGACGTGTTCCTGCCGCGCGACGGACTGGAGGCCTTCGCCGCCTCCCACGGCCCGGCCGCCGGGCTCCTCGCGTACGAGGCCCTGCGCGTCGAGGCGCACCGGCCGCGGCTCGGCCTGGAGACCGACCACCGCACCATCCCGCACGAGCTCGGCTGGATCGGCACCGCCGTGCACCTGCAGAAGGGCTGCTACCGCGGCCAGGAAACGGTGGCCCGCGTCCACAACCTGGGCAAGCCCCCGCGCCGGCTGGTCTTCCTGCACCTGGACGGCTCCGAGGTGCTGCTCCCCGCGCACGGCGCGCCCGTACGCCTGGCCGCGGACGGGGAGGAGGGCCGCCAGCTGGGCTTCGTGACCACCTCGGTCCGCCACCACGAGCTGGGCCCGATCGCCCTCGCACTGGTCAAGCGGAACGTCCCGGTGGACGCCCCGCTGCTGGTGGGCAAGACGGCCGCCTCGCAGGAGGTCGTCGTAGCGCCGTGA
- the dtd gene encoding D-aminoacyl-tRNA deacylase has translation MRAVVQRVDGASVVVAGETVGEIVGEGLCVLVGVTHDDTPEKAELLARKLWSVRILEAEKSCSDVNAPLLVISQFTLYGDARKGRRPTWNAAAGGAFAEPLVDAVVAHLRALGATVETGRFGADMRVSLTNHGPFTIVIDI, from the coding sequence ATGCGAGCAGTGGTGCAGAGGGTGGACGGCGCGAGCGTCGTGGTGGCCGGCGAGACCGTCGGGGAGATCGTCGGGGAGGGGCTGTGCGTGCTGGTGGGGGTGACCCACGACGACACCCCGGAGAAGGCGGAGTTGCTGGCGCGCAAGCTCTGGTCGGTGCGGATCCTGGAGGCCGAGAAGTCCTGCAGCGACGTGAACGCGCCGCTGCTGGTGATCTCCCAGTTCACCCTCTACGGAGACGCCCGCAAGGGCCGCCGCCCCACGTGGAACGCGGCCGCCGGCGGGGCGTTCGCCGAGCCGCTCGTGGACGCGGTCGTGGCGCACCTGCGGGCGTTGGGCGCGACGGTGGAGACGGGCCGGTTCGGCGCGGACATGAGGGTCTCGCTGACCAACCACGGCCCGTTCACCATCGTCATCGACATCTAG
- a CDS encoding RsiG family protein: protein MGSGVPGAPAASAETPAPRPPAQRSGAADVAATATTALGLPELRALRRDAQRDEADLSYVRRLLQGRIDILRAELARRTDPEAPVVDRLSEILADAPSSRSASARHVTLGTPHGEEYRLLAAEMLSDVELSDLGARTDEELHEGMGKLVRYEQQVSRRRQQLQRTADDCSAEITRRYREGEAQVDDLLA from the coding sequence ATGGGATCCGGCGTGCCCGGCGCACCCGCGGCCTCCGCCGAGACCCCGGCGCCGCGCCCGCCCGCGCAGCGGTCCGGGGCCGCGGACGTCGCGGCGACGGCGACCACCGCGCTCGGGCTGCCCGAGCTGCGCGCGCTGCGCCGCGACGCGCAGCGCGACGAGGCCGACCTGAGCTACGTACGGCGGCTGCTCCAGGGCCGCATCGACATCCTGCGCGCCGAGCTCGCCCGGCGTACGGACCCCGAGGCGCCGGTGGTGGACCGGCTGTCGGAGATCCTCGCGGACGCTCCCTCCAGCCGCAGCGCCTCCGCCCGGCACGTCACCCTCGGCACCCCGCACGGGGAGGAGTACCGGCTGCTGGCGGCCGAGATGCTCTCCGACGTGGAGCTGTCGGACCTGGGCGCGCGCACGGACGAGGAACTCCACGAGGGCATGGGGAAGTTGGTGCGCTACGAGCAGCAGGTGTCGCGGCGCCGCCAGCAGCTCCAGCGCACGGCCGACGACTGCAGCGCGGAGATCACCCGGCGCTACCGGGAGGGCGAGGCCCAGGTGGACGACCTGCTGGCCTGA
- a CDS encoding GNAT family N-acetyltransferase → MSADVRPIAESELPEWLRAQQTGFLNAVHPTAEDHAQVAGHLDCARTQGGFDADTGRCVATFRSFPQELTVPGGGFVPSSAVTSVTVLPTHRRQGLLTRMMAAELAAAHARGDVVSTLIAAEYPIYGRYGYGPATSVAEWEIDVPRTGLDPRAAVPGDGGRIDLVDEAEVRELGPALHERLRAAIPGAVSRDARWWRVATGEQTLSHNPYTPSFHAVYRSARGEVEGLVRYTTDDNWTDAKVPQNTARAMQLLAVNPEAERALWHFLCSIDWVVKVRTGYRAPDDLVTGLLPDARAARLLTSADWLWVRLLDVVRALRARMYEVPGVLVLEVTDPSGPAGGRYRLDAGAGDCVRTEEPADLRLDVGTLGALYLGDASAVRLAALGGITEERPGALALADVVFRTARRPWCPDIF, encoded by the coding sequence ATGAGCGCTGACGTCCGGCCGATCGCCGAATCCGAGCTTCCCGAGTGGCTGCGTGCCCAGCAGACCGGTTTCCTGAACGCGGTGCACCCCACGGCCGAGGACCACGCGCAAGTGGCCGGGCACCTCGATTGCGCCCGGACCCAGGGCGGGTTCGACGCCGACACCGGCCGGTGCGTGGCGACCTTCCGCTCCTTCCCGCAGGAACTGACCGTGCCCGGCGGGGGGTTCGTCCCGTCGAGCGCCGTCACGAGCGTGACCGTGCTGCCCACGCACCGCAGGCAGGGCCTGCTGACCCGGATGATGGCCGCCGAGCTGGCCGCCGCCCACGCGCGCGGTGACGTGGTGTCGACGCTGATCGCCGCCGAGTACCCGATCTACGGGCGGTACGGGTACGGGCCCGCCACCTCCGTCGCGGAGTGGGAGATCGACGTACCGCGCACCGGGCTCGACCCGCGGGCCGCCGTCCCCGGTGACGGCGGGCGCATCGACCTCGTGGACGAGGCCGAGGTGCGGGAGCTGGGCCCGGCGCTGCACGAGCGGCTGCGGGCGGCCATTCCCGGCGCGGTGAGCCGCGACGCCCGCTGGTGGCGGGTGGCCACGGGCGAGCAGACGCTGTCCCACAACCCGTACACGCCGTCCTTCCACGCGGTGTACCGCAGCGCGCGCGGCGAGGTGGAGGGCCTGGTCCGGTACACCACCGACGACAACTGGACCGACGCCAAGGTCCCGCAGAACACCGCACGGGCCATGCAGCTGCTCGCCGTGAACCCGGAGGCGGAGCGGGCGCTGTGGCACTTCCTGTGCTCCATCGACTGGGTGGTGAAGGTCCGCACCGGCTACCGCGCCCCCGACGACCTCGTCACCGGGCTGCTGCCCGACGCGCGCGCCGCCCGGCTGCTGACCTCGGCGGACTGGCTGTGGGTGCGGCTGCTGGACGTCGTACGGGCCCTGCGCGCAAGGATGTACGAGGTGCCGGGCGTCCTCGTCCTGGAGGTCACCGACCCGTCCGGGCCGGCGGGCGGGCGCTACCGGCTGGACGCGGGCGCGGGGGACTGCGTACGCACGGAGGAGCCGGCCGATCTGCGTCTGGACGTGGGCACACTGGGGGCGCTGTACCTGGGCGACGCGTCGGCGGTGCGGCTGGCGGCGCTCGGCGGGATCACGGAGGAGCGCCCCGGGGCGCTCGCGCTCGCGGACGTGGTGTTCCGCACGGCGCGCCGGCCGTGGTGCCCGGACATCTTCTGA